The DNA region TTATTTAAATAGTCACGAACCACTTCAATGAATTGCTGTTGGGACAGTTCTTTACCTTTTTCCGCATCTTTGCCGCGGTCACCTTTGGGCTTAAGATCCACGAAAATGATGGCATTGTTCGCTTCTCCGCCCGTGAAACCGCCGGCCGCCACGAAGGTCGACTTGACCTCAGAGCGCTTGTGCAAAAAGTCTTCGATGATCTTCACCTTTTCGTCGGTAAAAGAAATCGCGGACTTCGGCGGGTTGCTAATTTGAATCATCAGTGAGCTTTGATCTTGAGCTGGTTGGAACTCCCCTTTTAAAAAGGCGACGGATCCGAAACTGACAACAAAAAACACCAACGAAGCCCCGATAACTTTCCAACGATGATTTAACGAAACCTTTAAAGAGCGCGTATAAAGATCATGCAGACGCTGGAATCCAGATTCAAACCCGCGACCGATCCGCGTGGTTCTTTCTCCTGATTCCACAAACTGAGAGGCCCGCATCGGTGTCAAGGTCAACGCTTCCAAAAGCGAGATCATCACCGCCGCACTCATGGTCACACCGAATTGAAAAAGAAAGCGGCCAATCAAACCTTCCATAAAAGCAATCGGTAAAAAGATCGCAACCAAAGAGACGGACGCAGCCATGGCCGCAAAAGTGATTTCGCGCGCGCCGACCAGAGCGGCTTTTTTTTTCTTTTTGCCCATTTCTAAATGCCGAATGATATTTTCAAGAACCATGATCGCATCATCGACGACAATCCCGATCGCCAGACTCAGCCCCATCAGGGTGAAGATATTCAACGTGAAACCGGCAAAGTACAGGATAATGAAACTTCCCAATACAGAGGTCGGAATGGCCAACAAAACGTTGAAAGTCGAAGACCACGAACCCAAGAAAAGCCAGCAGACCAACGAAGTTAGGATCGCCGCAAGAATCAACGTCAGCACTAATTCATGGACTGATTCTTCAACGAATTTGGTCCCGTCATAGTTGACGACAATCTGCATACCTTCAGGCAAGGTCTTTTGAATTTCATCAATACGATCTTTCACCGCATGCGCAACGGAAACGGCGTTGGAACCGCGCTGTTTTACGACTCCCAGGCCGACCGCGAATTTTCCGTTGGCCCGCGCGAACTGGACAACATCGACCGTGCCTTCCTTAAAGTCGGCAACACGCTCTAAAGGAATCGGACTGTAGTTGGGACCTCCCCCACGCGAATTGATCAGAATTTTATTAAACTGATCGATCTTTTTAGCCTCGCCCAAAGTACGCAGGCTGTATTCCGTTTTATTGTATTCGGCGCGACCGGCCGGAGGTTCCGCATGTTCATTGCGCAAAGTGGACACCACGTCAGAGACTGACAGCGCGTACTTGTGCAAATCCTCATTGCGAATCCAGACCCGCAGATTGGGCTCCAGATATCCCGGCATCCACAGATTTCCTACACCCGGGACCGTGGTAAGCCGGTCTCGGATCTGGTCGTTCACATAGACCATCATGTCCTGCAAAGGCATGTCATTGCTGGAAACGGACAACCACATGATAGGAAAATCTTCCGGATTGATCTTCATCACGGTCGGAGGATCCATGGCTTGTGGCAACGCTCCTTGAATTTGTGCCATCTTCGCTTGAACGTCCTGAAAAGCCACATCGATATTGACCTCAAGATCAAACTCAATAGTCACATCGGCCGTGCTATTGCGAGCGATCGAAGTGATGTTCTTAACCCCTTGGATACTGATCAAGGCATCCTCGATGGGGTCAATCACATCCGCTTCCATCACTTCCGGGGCCGCGCCCTCGTATCTTACCGAAAGCGAAATCACGGGGAAATCGACATCGGGCAATTCACTCACCCCCATGCGCATAAAGCTGATCGCCCCGAAGACAATCAAACCAAACATCAACATCCACGCAAAGACGGGCCTACGGATTGATAAATCAGATAAAGTCATTTTTTAATTTTCCTTCACAGAGGGAGCCAACATTTCAGCCGCGGCTATTTGCAAACGCACTAATTCCGATTGAGACGCAAAACGTGCCTGATCCAGGGCTCGAGAGGCCACCCGGAAGTCCGTCAAGGCGATTTGCACATCCACGTTGCGCGCCAAGCCGCGACGATAGTCACGCTGTAGAACCTGATAGTTTTTCTGGGACAAACTGGTGGCCTTTGCCAAAGCCTCTACTTGCTTTAGACGGGATTGATAGTTTTCATAGTAAGAGCGAATTTCTTGTTCGGCTTGACGGCGCAAACGCGCCAAGGTCAGATCCGCCTCGATTCTTTTGGAAGCGGACTCCCGCACGCGCGCCTGCGTCGTTCCGCCTTCAAAAAGAGGCAAAGTCAAAGTGAACTGCACATCCCATTTCAAATCCTCGCTGAACCCTTCGGGACGCTTTAGATAGTAATTCCCGGCAACATCCAAAGAAGGCCAATGAGCGCCCTTGGCAATACGCACGTCTTCTTCTGCCGCCTGCAAAAGCAACCGTGCCGACTTTACGTCGTAGCGCTCTTCAACTCGCTTCAAATAGTAGCTCAAATCCTGTATGTTTTTATCCTTCGTCAACGCCGGATCAGTCAAAACTTCCGTCGCCGGCAAACCAGTCACGAACGAAAATACCTCGCGGGCCATTTTTAAATTGCCACTGACAATCTGGGCTTCGGCTTTTAGACTGGCCTGGGTCGATTGCGCGGTCAGAACCTCTGTCGAATTGGATTCGCCGCGACGAACTCGGCCACTGAGTTCTGCGACACGCTCGTCATAGAGTGTAATTTGCATTTCCAGATTCTTCGCATCTTGTTCCAATGCCAGAATATTCAAATAAGAATTCGCCACGTCTTGATAGAGCTGCAACAACGCCTGATTGCGGGCTTCTTCTTGGGAACCTAATAAATCTTTTTGCTGGCGCAGACCCGCGAACTCTCGAAGACCGCGAAACAGAACCTGATTGGCGGAAAGTGCCACCGTGGTTTGTTTGTCTGGAAAAATCTCGCGTGCCAAAGGATCTTTTGCCTCGGGCTGCATAAAGTAGGTGGCCTTGGCAGAGATCTGCGGCAGCAAACCGCCCCGAAGCTGAGAGACGCGTTCTTTGGCCTGGGTGACTTTCGAATTTTCCAATCCCACAGTTTCGTTCTTTTGCAGAGCCGCTTGATAGGCTTCCTGAAGAGTGGCTGCGGCAGAAGGGCATGTTGTTAAAAGAGGGAGTAACAAGAAGAATAAGACGTGTTTTGACATGGACCTGATTCTTACTTGTGTCCACCAATTTGCAAAACAAAGATTTTTTATGACCTCACTGCGGCACGCGCTCCGAAGAGCGCCCGCAGTAAATTCTCTCGCCCACTTAGCTGGCTAATTAGATAGTTGCAGAGCGTAAATCCGAAGACGGCCAAAGGCGGTCCTTCAAATCAGTGACGGTCGCGGCACTCACAAGATCCTTCGCAATCTCTTGCACAATACATTGTCGAACTTCTTTATTTAAAAGGCCGCGCAAGCGTCCCAGAAACTGCGGCTCGGCAATTAAAATCAGTTCTTCGAAAAGATGTTGTTGGGAAGAATCATAAAGAAAGTCGCTGACCTGTTTGGCAAACTCTTGGGCGACATGTTCAGTCGGTGAATCAATTTTCTCTCGGCCCGTGCCATGATTCGTGAAACCTGAGACAAAACTTCCCGGTTTATCGGCATTGATATCCTGAGCTTTCAAACGCCCTCGGGGATTCGCCAGTTTTGTGACAAATTGCACATCTGCGGAGCGGTTGTTGCCATGTTCAAATATCTTCGCTTCACAACGGTTGACGACGACAATCCAAGTTTTCATGTTCATCCTCTCTGCTGTAAGGTTGAGGGGCTTCTTTCATCTTAGCGAATTCAAGATGTTTTCCCCACATGACTCCTCACACTGGACTGTCAAATGACTTTTTGAGTTCCCCAACTTCTAAGAGGATAATAAAAGCATGATTGAAAAGATGACTCACGATGATCTTTTACGTCTTACCTCAGTCCAGGATGGCCCCTGCATCTCCATCTATATTCCTGCCATGCCGCTAAAAACTCTGCAGATGGAATACGAGGCCTTGGTACGACGAGCTGTGCATCTGCTTTCTTATGACGAGCACAAAGAACGCCACCAGGAACTCTTGGACGCTCTTTATAACTTTAATCCTTCAGAGTTTTTGGCAAACGAAAAAGAAGGCTTAGCTATTTTCGTCAATAAGCACTGGACGGGTTATTATGTCGCCGGTCACGAGTTGCCTTCAAAGGTCGTTGTCGCCGAATCTTTTCATCTGAAGCCTTTGCTTGAGGATCTGCAAGGTTATAACACTTATCATGCCCTGGTTTTAACCCCCACAGAAGCTGTGCTTTTTAACTGCGACGGCCATCGCGGCAGCGAGATCCACACGTTCCTTTATCACCAGGGACAACACAGCAACAGCATGCACTGGAAACATCAGGACGAAACAGAAACCTTCCAAATTCCTCATTTGAAGTCACAATCTCGAGGCCGCGGCACCCAGGACAGTCATCTGAAGAAAAAATCCAGCGGTAAATTGTTTTTGAAATGGATCGAGTCGAAAGTGGCCAAAGAGACGGGCTACAAAACCCTGCCTCTGTTTATTTTCACCAGCGAAACCATTTTTCATGCCTATAAGGAAATCTCGTCACATTCAGAACCTGTTTTGTGCAAAATAGATTCGGCTAAAGGCATTCCTCGCGTCGAGGCCATTCTGCATCAGGCGAATCTGCACATTCAAAAAAATCAAAATCAACAGCGCAATCTTTCCACTTTAGAGATTGACGAAATGGCTCGCCAAAAACGGTTGATTGATGACTTGATTAAAATTTCCAGAGCGGCGCTGGGTGGCAAAGTGAAAACTCTTTTCCTGCGCGACAATAGCGAAATCTGGGGACACCTGCACCGGGGCAGCGCCGAGATCACCTTTCATGAAAAGCAGCAAGACGCCAAGGATGATGATATTCTGGATGATATCGCCTGTGAGGTGATTCGTCATGGCGGCGAAGTCATTGTACTGAACGATAAGGACATGCCAACGCCAGCGGCGGCGGCGGCCATCCTCAACATTCAATAGGCCGTCTATTTTTTATTCAGATTATAGAAGAGCAGCCCCTGTCCTAACGAAGCCTGGGCCGTTTCGACTTTGCCAATTTTCAGTGCTTGCATGTAGCCCAACACCAGAGCAAGGTTCGAAACGTCAGAAATTTTGTAACTTCCCGACAGTTGATCATCACGCAAAACGGCCTGTCTTTTTAAAGTCTCGTCCAATTCGGATACAGTGAAGTCTGTGGCTCCGGCCTTGACTTGTCTTTGCACTGAAGCGGAAAGAACACCGCCGACACCAATCCAGCGAGCGACCACGGCCTTTTCTTTGAAGTAAGTAGGAACATTTAAATAGGCGTGATTTTTCGCGAGCTGAACGGCCGCTTCGCGCTGCCGGCCCAAAGGGTTGGGAGAAGACACCTGCGCCGGATCTTTAAATTGGAGAATCTGCAGGATCTGATTTTTAAAAGTCACCGAAGCCAAATTGCCCTGATAGATGTGGGCTTTGTTTTTTTGACGCGAGTACATCTGCATCGAACCGCCGCCAATATCCCAGACAATGACTGTCTCAGAAGGTCGCACCGCTTTTTGGGCCAAAGCAGACCAGTATCCAAGTTCGGCCTCGCGTTCTTGTGATATCACCTGAATGGGGACCTTGGTTTCATGGAAAATCATCTGGGCAATGGCCGCCCCATTTTTGGCCACGCGAAATACCGACGTAGCCACCGCTTGAATATTTTTGACTTCAAGCTGCGTCATCTGATTCACAATTCTTTTAATCTGAGGAAGGGCCTCTTGCACGGTTTCGACCGGAATTTCTTTTTTCGGTGATTTTTCTAACGCTTCATTCAACGCCAGAGGTAAACGCTCTTCATAAAGAACCGAAACGATTTTTTTCTGACAGGTATCCACAATCGCCGCAAAGGCCTTGGTGGTTCCAGAACCAAAATCCAGGGCCCCTTTTTTTTCCTGGCAGGGATTCGCATAGGCCGCCGAGGCCGAAGCCACCCCTAATACAAAAACGAAAAACAACTGCTTCACTGCTCATTACTCCAAGATTCCGTACGTTCAAGATACTGATTTTCCTGTTGGAACATTTTTTCCAGATCATCCCGCGCCTGTTTCGAGCGCGAAACCATGTCGTCAGGATCCCCTTGCCGATGATGCAAATCCTCTAGCATCTGATTATTATGATCCCGGAAAATATTGGCGGCAATCACACTTTGATAAGCCGGCCATCCCAAAGACCGTAAAATGGACGATCCCATTCTTAGCGACGATTCAAAAACTTCTCGTTCGAAATTAAAAACATTCCGATCCATCAAAGCATAAACGTGAGCTACATTCCGTGCCCGGGCAAAAATCTTTAAATGCGGAAAGGTCTCGCGAACCGCATCAATCAGTTTTAGACCGTCGTCCATATCGTCGATCGCAACAACCAGAATCTGAGCATGACGAGCCCCCGCCGCCTCCAAAAGATCCATGCGGGTCGCATCGCCATAGTAGACTTTAAAACCAAAACGCCGCAGCATTTCGATCTGACTGGGCTCGTGATCTAAAACCGTGGCTTTCACTCTGTTGGCATAAAGCAAACGACCGATGATCTGCCCGAAACGACCGAAGCCGGCAATAATGACAGGACTGTGTTCATCTTCGATTTTTTCCTCTTCCATGGGGGATTTTCGCGAAAAATAGCGAAGATAAATTTTATCGTAAATAAGAACAGCCAAAGGAGTGAACAACATGGATAAAGCCACAATGGCCGTTAAAGTTCCCGTGGTTGCCTGATCAAGAACCCGCAATCCTTGTGCCGTCCCGATCAAAACAAAAGCGAATTCTCCGATCTGCGACAGGAGGATTGCAAAGAAGGGAACCTGGGTTCGCGGCAACTGAAACAAAAAAGCCAATCCCGCATGCAAGGCGGTTTTTATGATAAAGACCAGCAAGACTAAAAGCAAAAACGGACCGGGACTGGCAAAAACCTTCATCAGATCCACACTCATACCGACGGACATGAAGAACAGCCCCATCAGCAACCCTTTAAAAGGTTCAATGTCAGTCTCCAGAGCGTGGCGATACTCACTATCCGCCAAAAGCACTCCGGCCAAAAAGGCCCCCAAGGCCATCGAAAGTCCTAACTTTTGCATCAGAAAGGACATCCCAATCACTAAGAATAGCGCAAAGGCGGTGAATATTTCGCGCAAATGCAAAGAGCCAATCCAACGCAGAAGATGACGCAGCAGCAAACGACCGAAAACAATGACGGCCGTCAAAATCATCCCCACCTGCAAAACATGACCCCAAGGATTCTCGTGGCTGGATGACTCCCCCGCACTCAATGTCATTAAAGGCAAGATCGCGATCATGGGAATCACAGCGATGTCCTGAAAAAGCAGAATCGAAAATGCCGACGAACCCGCCGTGGTCGTTAACAGCTTTCTTTCGGAAAGAAGTTGCAGACCGAGGGCCGTTGACGACAACGCAAAGGCCATTCCCACCAATCCTGAAACCGCAATACTTTGCGCGAAAAACACTTTTGTGAGCAAGGCGATCGTGACACCCACCAAGGTTACTTGCAAACCACCCAGACCAAAAATGGAAACACGCATATCCCAAAGTTTCTTTGGCGCAAGTTCAAGGCCAATAAGAAACATCAACAGCACAACGCCAAATTCGGAAAGGTGCATGATATCCTGGACACCGACAATCACTTTCAGTCCGTGAGGGCCGATGATCATTCCCGCCAGAAGGTAACCCAAGACCGACCCCAATCCCAACCGCTTGCAAATTGGCACGCAGACCAATGCCGCTACTAGAAAAACCAAAATATAAAAAAGACCGCCTGATTCCATCACCTATTCCTAAACGTCTTTACAGACACCCGTCGCGCAGTAGTCCACCATTCGTTGGCGGACATTTTCTGCGTGCAAAAGAATTTGTTCTTCGGTGGCTTTTCCCGTTCCGGTCATAACCAGGGGTTTGTGCCATTTCATTCCGCACAACTCGATGGTCTTGCGATAAGGAGGAAAAAATTCGTCGACATTTCCGGGCGCATTGGGGTCCGTCCATCCCCCCGTTGTAATTGATAAGAAAAAATCTTTGCCATGAAGCTTGTCTCCGCCTGGACCGTATGCAAACCCCCGGCGCAAAACTTCATCGCACCAAAGCTTCATCAAGGGGGGCATCGAAAACCAATAAAAAGGATGTTGCCAAACTACAAGATCATGAGCCATCAAAAGCTCCTGCTCTTTTTGCACCTGAATGTGAAAATAAGGATAAGTTTCATAAAGATCGTGCACGTAAACATTCTTTAGATCGCGAAGCTGCTCCATGATAGCGCGGTTGACACGGGATTGCTTTGAGAAGGGATGGGCGAATAAGACAAGGGTTTTTCTCATCACCACATCCTCAACCGGAGAATATTAAAAGTCAAATGGGGCAAGAATCCCTGCGAGGAAAGGGATTATTACCTCTCAGGATGATCCAAAATCCCCTCTGCATCGCTTTGAGTTGGCACTGATCGTGCTTTGCTCACAATAGTGATTACCAACAACACAAAAAGGAGTGGATTCATGGAAACGACCCCAAACGATTTCAGAAGCAACCTTGGCAACATCAAAGAAAATGTAAAACAAGGTGTGAAGCAGGAACTTGAAAGAAGTGGCTGGACGGATACATATCACATGGCTCAAGACAAAGCCCGCGAAGCCATGGACGCTTCCGAAGATTTTGTGAAGGCTCATCCCTTCTATACAATCCTAGGTGCCGCCGCAGTGGGTCTGGTGGCCGGTCTCTTGATTCGTCGCAAATAATTCAATTCAGTTTCCGTTAGGAGGTCCGTTTTTGTGACCTCCTCTATCATCCAGGGAGTCGCAATGAAGTGGTTAGCATTAGTTCTGTCGTTCGTTTTTGGTCGTTTGAACATGAGACCCCGCGGCTTTAAGGATGCCGCCATCGAAATTTTTGATGAGGTGTCCTTTCGCAGTCGCCGCATGGTGACTCTTATTTTAGTGGGTGTGGCGGCCGTCATCTTTTTCACCGGTGGATTGTTTATCTCTTTACTGGATCTCTCGATGCAGTGGGATCGCACCGGAAGTATCCTATGGTCGGCCACGCTGAGTACGGGCGTCGGCCTGATTGTTTTAGCCTCTGCGGCTTTTGCCGTGGTCTTTCTGCGCGCCTGGCCGGGAGCGGTGAAAGCCAAACAACAAATTAAGCGCAAACTCAAACATGAACAGGAAGAAGAAGAGGCTGAACTGCAACGTCACCCGAGTTCCCTAGAGCAAGCTTTATCCGCCTTGGTCATGGATTTTGTCAAAGAACGCGAAATTCGTCGAGCTGCTCGCAGTTCCGAAACCTCGGCTTACGCCGGAGAAGGCATGAACGAGGGACCAACCTCCAGTCACGAGAAACCCCGCTCGCACGTGCATTAGGCACGTTGCTGCTGGTGGTGCGTCTTGCGATAAAGGGTTTTTCGATCTATTCCCAAATCCTTCGCGGTTTTTTCCCGGGCGCCCTTATTCACTTGTAGTGCGTACTCAATATACTGTCGAGCCATTTCCTCAAGAGAAAGAAGTCGTCCCTCTTTCTGACAAAGGCGCTCAAACACAGACTCCAGACTGAGCGCCCTTTTCTGATTTCCATCTAAATCATTCACGGTGATTTCGGCACCCGCGCTTAAAACCACCGCGCGTTCTATGGTGTTTTCCAATTCACGGACATTTCCCCACCACGAGTGAGACAACAGATAACTGCGCA from Bdellovibrio sp. ArHS includes:
- a CDS encoding efflux RND transporter permease subunit — translated: MTLSDLSIRRPVFAWMLMFGLIVFGAISFMRMGVSELPDVDFPVISLSVRYEGAAPEVMEADVIDPIEDALISIQGVKNITSIARNSTADVTIEFDLEVNIDVAFQDVQAKMAQIQGALPQAMDPPTVMKINPEDFPIMWLSVSSNDMPLQDMMVYVNDQIRDRLTTVPGVGNLWMPGYLEPNLRVWIRNEDLHKYALSVSDVVSTLRNEHAEPPAGRAEYNKTEYSLRTLGEAKKIDQFNKILINSRGGGPNYSPIPLERVADFKEGTVDVVQFARANGKFAVGLGVVKQRGSNAVSVAHAVKDRIDEIQKTLPEGMQIVVNYDGTKFVEESVHELVLTLILAAILTSLVCWLFLGSWSSTFNVLLAIPTSVLGSFIILYFAGFTLNIFTLMGLSLAIGIVVDDAIMVLENIIRHLEMGKKKKKAALVGAREITFAAMAASVSLVAIFLPIAFMEGLIGRFLFQFGVTMSAAVMISLLEALTLTPMRASQFVESGERTTRIGRGFESGFQRLHDLYTRSLKVSLNHRWKVIGASLVFFVVSFGSVAFLKGEFQPAQDQSSLMIQISNPPKSAISFTDEKVKIIEDFLHKRSEVKSTFVAAGGFTGGEANNAIIFVDLKPKGDRGKDAEKGKELSQQQFIEVVRDYLNKTIPDAKPQVQDPSTQGFGGGGGKGFPVEFSIQGPNWNELGKYSETIVEELKNKKIMTDVSSDYQAGAPEIQVIPNRQKASDRGVSVIAIGEVLNAMMGGVVAGSYEKGGHRYDIRVKMADNGQAPHERIRQLKVRNNRGELVPIADVVDIKEASVASTISRKNRQRSIIIYGNMGPGLSQQQASDQAMEAARKILPADYKVIISGSAEEFQQSFISLIFALVLGFVVAYMVLASQFNSFIDPITVFMALPFSFSGAFLALLVGGQSLNIFSMIGLILLMGIVKKNSILLVDFTNQRRDIEKVPVTQALIEACPTRLRPILMTSFATIAGAVPAALSLGPGAEARQPMAIAVIGGVLVSTFLTLYVVPCVYSLFARWDRRERHSDEIEA
- a CDS encoding TolC family protein, which translates into the protein MSKHVLFFLLLPLLTTCPSAAATLQEAYQAALQKNETVGLENSKVTQAKERVSQLRGGLLPQISAKATYFMQPEAKDPLAREIFPDKQTTVALSANQVLFRGLREFAGLRQQKDLLGSQEEARNQALLQLYQDVANSYLNILALEQDAKNLEMQITLYDERVAELSGRVRRGESNSTEVLTAQSTQASLKAEAQIVSGNLKMAREVFSFVTGLPATEVLTDPALTKDKNIQDLSYYLKRVEERYDVKSARLLLQAAEEDVRIAKGAHWPSLDVAGNYYLKRPEGFSEDLKWDVQFTLTLPLFEGGTTQARVRESASKRIEADLTLARLRRQAEQEIRSYYENYQSRLKQVEALAKATSLSQKNYQVLQRDYRRGLARNVDVQIALTDFRVASRALDQARFASQSELVRLQIAAAEMLAPSVKEN
- a CDS encoding host attachment family protein; the protein is MKTWIVVVNRCEAKIFEHGNNRSADVQFVTKLANPRGRLKAQDINADKPGSFVSGFTNHGTGREKIDSPTEHVAQEFAKQVSDFLYDSSQQHLFEELILIAEPQFLGRLRGLLNKEVRQCIVQEIAKDLVSAATVTDLKDRLWPSSDLRSATI
- a CDS encoding NAD(P)H-dependent oxidoreductase, whose amino-acid sequence is MRKTLVLFAHPFSKQSRVNRAIMEQLRDLKNVYVHDLYETYPYFHIQVQKEQELLMAHDLVVWQHPFYWFSMPPLMKLWCDEVLRRGFAYGPGGDKLHGKDFFLSITTGGWTDPNAPGNVDEFFPPYRKTIELCGMKWHKPLVMTGTGKATEEQILLHAENVRQRMVDYCATGVCKDV
- a CDS encoding DUF883 family protein; protein product: METTPNDFRSNLGNIKENVKQGVKQELERSGWTDTYHMAQDKAREAMDASEDFVKAHPFYTILGAAAVGLVAGLLIRRK
- the kefC gene encoding glutathione-regulated potassium-efflux system protein KefC gives rise to the protein MESGGLFYILVFLVAALVCVPICKRLGLGSVLGYLLAGMIIGPHGLKVIVGVQDIMHLSEFGVVLLMFLIGLELAPKKLWDMRVSIFGLGGLQVTLVGVTIALLTKVFFAQSIAVSGLVGMAFALSSTALGLQLLSERKLLTTTAGSSAFSILLFQDIAVIPMIAILPLMTLSAGESSSHENPWGHVLQVGMILTAVIVFGRLLLRHLLRWIGSLHLREIFTAFALFLVIGMSFLMQKLGLSMALGAFLAGVLLADSEYRHALETDIEPFKGLLMGLFFMSVGMSVDLMKVFASPGPFLLLVLLVFIIKTALHAGLAFLFQLPRTQVPFFAILLSQIGEFAFVLIGTAQGLRVLDQATTGTLTAIVALSMLFTPLAVLIYDKIYLRYFSRKSPMEEEKIEDEHSPVIIAGFGRFGQIIGRLLYANRVKATVLDHEPSQIEMLRRFGFKVYYGDATRMDLLEAAGARHAQILVVAIDDMDDGLKLIDAVRETFPHLKIFARARNVAHVYALMDRNVFNFEREVFESSLRMGSSILRSLGWPAYQSVIAANIFRDHNNQMLEDLHHRQGDPDDMVSRSKQARDDLEKMFQQENQYLERTESWSNEQ